Proteins found in one Salvia splendens isolate huo1 chromosome 10, SspV2, whole genome shotgun sequence genomic segment:
- the LOC121752804 gene encoding B3 domain-containing protein At4g34400-like, producing MALDGSNAVPDFDPDYQRLPAFMTVFHEGRFHDDMRLPDQFVGMYGHELPFDCRLVWPNGIRYRVRMLKLGHGFFFASGWRDFVRETGVLHGDTLTFTLVDSGIFNVKQFNSEMHCPPQGDVHVVEDDEGEVSHAMDIETSEEYVPSGTESETTFDDDYADDSRALQIDGFPTFAVTLTSSNINHRFEIPYGFWQRHIPNGALHAGVVYLHNGLRNTGEELSFDCRLEEDEQIYTPDIDSSDDYAPSDVESDSVEDSDYDDDKGAIEADEYPTWTLKLTKSNIKRTIEIPKDFWQLHELVHRGIPINALADAKPHSS from the exons ATGGCACTTGATGGCTCTAACGCCGTCCCGGACTTCGACCCGGACTATCAACGACTCCCTGCTTTCATGACGGTTTTCCACGAGGGGCGATTCCATGACGACATG CGACTACCAGACCAATTCGTTGGGATGTACGGGCATGAGCTACCTTTCGACTGCAGGCTTGTTTGGCCGAATGGTATACGATATAGAGTGCGAATGCTAAAGCTTGGCCATGGGTTCTTCTTCGCATCCGGATGGAGAGATTTTGTTCGAGAAACCGGCGTTCTACACGGAGATACACTCACCTTCACTTTGGTAGATAGTGGAATTTTCAACGTTAAACAGTTCAATAGCGAAATGCACTGTCCCCCGCAAGGAGACGTTCACG TTGTTGAAGACGACGAGGGGGAAGTTAGCCATGCAATGGACATCGAAACTTCCGAGGAGTACGTGCCATCGGGGACTGAATCGGAAACAACATTTGATGACGATTATGCGGACGATAGCAGGGCACTACAAATAGACGGGTTCCCTACATTCGCAGTTACACTCACCTCATCGAACATCAATCACCGATTTGAGATTCCATATGGCTTTTGGCAACGCCATATTCCGAACGGGGCACTACACGCGGGCGT CGTCTACCTCCACAATGGGTTGCGGAACACGGGGGAAGAGCTGTCGTTTGATTGTCGACTT GAAGAGGACGAACAGATATACACTCCAGACATAGATTCGTCGGACGACTATGCCCCATCCGACGTTGAATCGGATTCAGTGGAAGACAGTGACTACGACGACGATAAGGGTGCGATTGAGGCTGATGAGTATCCCACATGGACGTTGAAGCTTACTAAGTCAAATATCAAGCGAACCATTGAAATTCCGAAAGACTTTTGGCAACTCCAC GAGTTGGTTCATAGAGGAATTCCAATAAATGCGCTAGCCGATGCAAAGCCACACTCATCTTGA
- the LOC121750762 gene encoding disease resistance protein RPS2, whose product MMEFIAPIVSLLSCLINYVLKRLTTPENLEERIHNLERALEELTEVRDDLQRQVDQAVMKGLTLSSQVKGWLERVDQVVDQVRMIREDMDDKKKCLFCCNSKCLSRYELGKRVSEELDRVNDLKGKGKLEVGLPDGLLLVPAVEIPSRPAVGLDVMLDRVKLLLGEDDVGTIGLYGMGGVGKTTLLKSINNGFLHRDHDFDLVILAVVSRDFVVEKVQQAIGVRLGLSWDEAQFQELRALRIYSIMRRKKFVLLLDDVWEGLDLEKIGIPAPSKDNGSKVVFTTRSMEVCSDMDSDCKLKVEFLNEEESWELFQQKVGESAEIVNSPLILPHAKAMVRKCGGLPLALVTTGRAMANKRSEQEWRYAVEILHKTPSQVRGMEDVFNLLKFGYDNLGSDNLRSCLSYCSLFPEDYEIEKEQLIEYWAGEGFLGNGSNLHIMGHAIIGSLKVACFLESGEDPSRVKLHDVVRSFLLWTVPEQRFIMQASQGLTEAPSGERWEQAERISLMDNQITELSQSPHCPNLSTLLLHWNNGLSKFCDGFFQNMPALKVLDLSFTSIKELPPSICKLAAIHHLDLSGTKLTTLPRELGSLTNLRHLNLQRNQYLRTIPREAISGLSQLRVLNFYYSYHGWGMQTTATAADASELRLADLERLSSLDSLGFTATSLSDLHNVSRSRFLRGCIHYLHIKECEGLHQLPLSSYAGDGDQLRRLSINNCMDLRYLTINETAGENWLPNLEILALNGLPSLTTIWNNAVNATCLLNLRCINIWYCEKLKDVSWILRLPKLEVVYIFYCKEMEQVIREEDVEGEDYSNAFLKLRIMSIRDAPKLRSLCNKAMIFPCLKRIAIIDCPKLMKLPLKAHNVSAMPTVYCSKEWWSNLVWDDTDTQDTCYPYFMEA is encoded by the coding sequence ATGATGGAATTCATTGCTCCCATCGTCTCCCTTCTGAGTTGTTTGATCAATTATGTTTTGAAAAGATTGACAACCCCTGAGAATCTGGAAGAGAGAATCCATAATCTTGAGAGAGCTCTAGAAGAGCTGACAGAGGTGAGGGATGACTTGCAGAGGCAAGTGGATCAAGCAGTGATGAAAGGGCTGACTCTTTCCAGCCAAGTCAAAGGGTGGCTAGAGAGAGTAGACCAAGTCGTAGACCAAGTAAGGATGATTAGAGAAGACATGGATGATAAGAAGAAATGCCTGTTCTGTTGCAACTCGAAGTGTTTGTCGAGATATGAGCTAGGGAAGAGGGTCTCGGAGGAGCTTGATCGAGTCAATGATCTTAAGGGAAAAGGAAAGTTGGAAGTTGGGTTGCCTGATGGGTTGCTGCTTGTTCCAGCTGTGGAGATTCCGAGCAGACCGGCGGTGGGGCTTGATGTGATGTTGGATAGAGTCAAGCTGCTTCTCGGGGAAGATGATGTGGGGACTATTGGGTTATATGGGATGGGCGGCGTAGGCAAGACCACTCTGCTCAAGAGCATCAACAACGGCTTCTTGCACCGGGATCATGATTTCGACTTGGTGATCTTGGCCGTTGTGTCGAGGGATTTTGTGGTTGAGAAGGTCCAGCAAGCTATAGGGGTGAGGCTGGGATTGTCTtgggatgaagctcagtttcaAGAACTGAGAGCATTGAGGATTTACAGCATCATGAGGAGGAAGAAGTTTGTGCTGCTGTTGGATGATGTTTGGGAAGGTCTTGATCTTGAAAAGATTGGGATTCCTGCACCTAGTAAGGACAACGGGAGCAAGGTGGTGTTCACAACGCGTTCCATGGAGGTCTGCAGCGACATGGATTCCGACTGCAAGCTGAAGGTGGAGTTTCTCAATGAGGAGGAATCATGGGAGCTATTCCAGCAGAAAGTTGGAGAATCTGCTGAGATAGTTAACTCACCCTTGATATTGCCTCATGCCAAGGCTATGGTTAGGAAATGTGGGGGTCTTCCGCTTGCTCTGGTGACCACAGGGAGGGCGATGGCGAACAAGAGGAGTGAGCAGGAATGGAGATATGCAGTAGAGATCCTACACAAGACCCCCTCCCAAGTTCGAGGAATGGAGGATgttttcaatcttctcaagttCGGATATGATAACCTTGGCAGTGATAATCTGAGGTCATGTCTGTCGTATTGCTCGCTGTTCCCTGAAGACTACGAGATTGAGAAAGAGCAGCTTATTGAGTACTGGGCAGGGGAAGGCTTCTTGGGAAATGGCAGTAACCTGCACATAATGGGGCATGCCATTATTGGATCACTGAAAGTTGCATGCTTCTTGGAGAGTGGAGAAGATCCGTCACGAGTCAAGCTGCACGACGTGGTGAGGAGTTTCCTGCTGTGGACGGTGCCTGAGCAACGGTTCATAATGCAGGCGAGCCAAGGCCTGACAGAGGCGCCGTCTGGGGAGAGATGGGAACAAGCTGAGAGAATCTCTTTGATGGATAATCAGATCACAGAACTGTCTCAATCACCTCATTGTCCCAACCTTTCAACATTACTGCTCCACTGGAACAATGGGTTGAGCAAATTCTGTGATGGTTTCTTCCAAAACATGCCAGCTCTCAAGGTCTTAGACTTATCCTTCACCAGCATCAAAGAGCTTCCTCCGAGCATCTGCAAATTAGCCGCAATTCACCATCTTGATCTATCAGGAACTAAGCTAACCACACTGCCAAGAGAGCTTGGGTCTCTCACAAATTTAAGGCATTTGAATCTGCAGAGAAATCAATATCTTAGAACAATTCCACGCGAAGCAATATCAGGGCTGTCTCAGCTGAGAGTCTTGAATTTCTACTACAGTTACCATGGTTGGGGGATGCAAACCACCGCTACCGCTGCAGATGCTAGTGAGCTAAGGCTTGCTGACTTGGAACGCCTGAGCAGCCTCGACTCTCTTGGGTTCACTGCAACCTCCTTGTCTGATCTCCACAATGTGTCGCGCAGCAGATTCTTGCGTGGATGCATACACTACTTGCACATCAAGGAGTGTGAAGGCCTGCATCAACTGCCACTGTCATCATATGCAGGAGATGGCGATCAACTACGGAGGCTTAGCATCAACAACTGCATGGACCTTAGGTACTTGACCATCAACGAGACTGCAGGCGAGAACTGGCTTCCTAACCTAGAGATCTTGGCTCTCAATGGCCTTCCCAGCCTCACCACAATATGGAACAACGCAGTTAACGCCACATGTCTACTAAACCTCAGATGCATCAACATTTGGTACTGCGAAAAGCTGAAGGATGTTTCTTGGATACTGAGGCTGCCAAAGCTCGAGGTGGTTTACATATTTTACTGCAAGGAGATGGAACAAGTGATAAGAGAGGAGGATGTAGAAGGGGAAGATTACTCGAATGCGTTTTTAAAGTTGAGGATTATGTCGATAAGAGATGCACCCAAGTTGAGAAGCCTCTGTAACAAGGCTATGATCTTTCCTTGTCTGAAGAGGATTGCCATCATAGATTGTCCAAAGCTGATGAAACTTCCACTCAAAGCACACAATGTTTCGGCAATGCCAACAGTTTACTGCAGCAAAGAATGGTGGAGTAATTTGGTGTGGGATGACACTGATACCCAAGATACCTGCTACCCCTACTTCATGGAAGCATGA
- the LOC121752805 gene encoding uncharacterized protein LOC121752805 codes for MDSKSRRWHAVCRDPFGPKRKGKDLGQRYPCNWEVKATFKKRDGSWSINSWVDRHCCMGDHDPSEHVNLTSSMITLCIRSQIENDAEFKPSAGSFRQLPSYVTELQSQNPGTIVEWLHDPILSQGNKKVFRYVFWAFGPAIEVFQLAKPVLSVDGTHLRGRLKGKLLAVVGYDANKNCLPVAFATVDEETNESCSWFLNLVRVHIIKHDQEACIISDRHQGIKNAMQSDVWKEVPVGYHRYCLVHVRSNVLQRHKGLGVKKWVWIMGEVIEERRY; via the exons ATGGATAGTAAATCAagaagatggcatgcagtttgtaggGACCCATTTGGTCCGAAAAGAAAAGGCAAGGACCTTGGGCAACGATACCCATGTAATTGGGAGGTTAAAGCAACGTTTAAGAAACGCGATGGTAGCTGGTCAATCAACTCATGGGTTGATCGTCATTGTTGTATGGGAGATCACGATCCAAGTGAACATGTTAATCTTACATCATCCATGATTACTCTCTGTATTCGAAGTCAAATTGAAAACGATGCTGAATTCAAGCCTTCTGCG GGATCATTCAGACAACTCCCCAGCTACGTGACTGAGTTGCAAAGTCAAAATCCTGGGACAATCGTTGAGTGGTTGCATGACCCTATATTGAGTCAAGGTAATAAGAAGGTGTTCCGCTACGTATTTTGGGCATTTGGGCCAGCAATAGAGGTGTTCCAACTAGCAAAGCCAGTCTTATCAGTTGATGGGACTCACCTGCGTGGAAGACTGAAAGGTAAACTACTTGCTGTAGTAGGTTACGATGCAAATAAGAACTGTTTGCCTGTTGCTTTTGCTACTGTTGATGAAGAAACAAATGAGAGTTGCAGTTGGTTTTTGAATCTTGTCAGAGTGCATATTATAAAGCATGATCAGGAAGCGTGCATAATATCAGACAGACATCAAGGCATTAAAAATGCCATGCAGTCTGATGTGTGGAAAGAGGTACCAGTTGGTTATCATCGATACTGTTTAGTTCATGTTAGATCGAATGTGTTACAAAGACACAAAGGCCTCGGAGTGAAGAAATGGGTATGGATAATGGGTGAAGTAATTGAGGAGCGGAGATATTAG